Proteins from a genomic interval of Chloroflexota bacterium:
- the polA gene encoding DNA polymerase I has protein sequence MTDTLVLIDGHALVFRAFYGVPNLTSPKGELVNAVHGFTSMLFKVWRELKPKYVIATFDYSSKTFRKARYPEYKATRGPAPEGLSPQFPIIFNLLDCMNIPIHSKEGFEADDLLGTLSKQAEAQGLDVVILTGDMDALQLVSPHTRVLTSRRGFSDTVLYDEAQVVERYGFGPTHIPDFKALRGDSSDNIPGVPGIGDKTASKLIQQFGTIETMYEQMEKVSAKQKALLEPLHDQVVMAKDLATIIRDVDITLDLTNATLGDFDRQRVVALFHELGFRRMLDDISRSMGGAAETGGGGGADTRQMSLFAEAAGEAASADGAAADPSASARQADDGIVRTAEQLDAALAVLRTAPSIALNMQTVGTLPMRAEVVGVGLAASPEARWYIPVGHLDGGEQLAWSDVRDRLTPLMADAGVAKWSHNAKFHEMVLARNGVEVEGLAFDTMIAAYLLESNQRAFALRDLAWNKLQQEMPAASTLLGTGRGATTMDRLPVETVAQYARDEAVAVCRLVPILDRELHEAGLGSLFREVELPLVPVLATLERNGIAVDVPYLHAMSKELAERLAEIERDAYASVGHEFNINSPTKLGDVLYKELKLPQSKRTRTGQASTGAEVLEELRGAHPVIDLVLEHRQLQKLKSTYIDALPLMVNPDTGRVHGSFHQTVAATGRLSSSDPNLQNIPIRTDMGKRVRRAFVTASSETCLLSADYSQIELRVLAHYTKDPTLVEAFAEGQDIHAATAAEVLNRPIAEVTSDERRLAKVVNFGVLYGMSEYGLAQQSGLPQEQAAAFIKQYFERFGTVKAFQDNLLKEAEERGYVTTLLERRRYIPELTSPIRNVRMAGARMAINHPIQGTASDIVKIAMIEVQKRIEAAYLGTLMVLQVHDELLFELPRGSVETFAADLRTIMCDAMKLDVPLNVELRSGDNWEELKHLELPAAVGGR, from the coding sequence ATGACTGACACCCTGGTGCTGATCGACGGACACGCCCTCGTCTTCCGAGCGTTCTACGGCGTGCCGAACCTCACGTCACCTAAGGGTGAGCTGGTGAACGCCGTCCACGGCTTCACGTCGATGTTGTTCAAGGTCTGGCGCGAGCTGAAGCCGAAGTATGTCATCGCCACGTTCGACTACTCGTCCAAGACGTTCCGCAAGGCCCGGTATCCCGAGTACAAGGCCACGCGCGGCCCGGCGCCAGAGGGGCTCTCGCCGCAGTTCCCGATCATCTTCAACCTGCTGGACTGCATGAACATCCCCATCCACTCGAAGGAGGGCTTCGAGGCGGACGATTTGCTCGGCACGCTCTCGAAGCAGGCCGAGGCGCAGGGGCTGGACGTCGTCATCCTGACGGGGGACATGGACGCGCTGCAGCTCGTCAGCCCGCACACCCGGGTGCTCACCTCACGGCGCGGCTTCTCGGACACGGTCCTCTACGACGAGGCCCAGGTCGTCGAGCGGTACGGCTTCGGGCCGACGCACATCCCGGACTTCAAGGCACTGCGCGGCGACAGTTCAGACAACATCCCCGGGGTGCCCGGCATCGGGGACAAGACGGCCTCGAAGCTGATCCAGCAGTTCGGCACCATCGAGACGATGTACGAGCAGATGGAGAAGGTTTCAGCCAAGCAGAAGGCGCTGCTGGAGCCGCTTCACGATCAGGTAGTGATGGCCAAGGATCTCGCCACGATCATCCGCGACGTGGACATTACGCTTGACCTGACCAACGCCACGCTGGGCGACTTCGACCGGCAGCGGGTGGTGGCCCTGTTCCACGAGCTGGGCTTCCGGCGCATGCTGGACGACATCAGCCGCTCGATGGGCGGCGCAGCCGAGACGGGCGGCGGCGGGGGCGCGGACACGCGTCAGATGAGCCTGTTCGCGGAGGCGGCCGGCGAAGCGGCGTCGGCCGACGGCGCGGCAGCCGACCCGTCGGCGAGCGCTCGTCAGGCCGACGACGGCATCGTGCGGACCGCCGAGCAGCTCGATGCCGCCCTGGCGGTCCTCCGGACCGCGCCGAGCATCGCCCTCAATATGCAAACCGTTGGGACGCTGCCGATGCGCGCCGAGGTGGTCGGCGTTGGGTTGGCGGCCAGCCCCGAGGCTCGCTGGTACATCCCCGTTGGACATCTGGACGGCGGGGAGCAACTTGCCTGGAGCGACGTCCGCGACCGGCTGACGCCGCTCATGGCAGACGCGGGCGTCGCCAAGTGGTCGCACAACGCCAAGTTTCACGAGATGGTGCTGGCGCGGAACGGGGTCGAGGTCGAGGGCCTGGCGTTCGACACGATGATCGCGGCGTACCTGCTGGAGTCGAACCAGCGCGCCTTCGCCCTGCGCGACCTTGCCTGGAACAAGCTGCAACAGGAGATGCCGGCCGCCAGCACCTTGCTCGGGACCGGCCGCGGCGCGACCACGATGGACCGGCTGCCCGTCGAGACGGTCGCGCAGTATGCCCGCGACGAGGCCGTAGCCGTCTGCCGGCTGGTCCCGATCCTCGACCGCGAGCTGCACGAGGCCGGCCTCGGCAGCCTGTTCCGCGAGGTCGAGCTGCCGCTGGTGCCGGTCCTGGCAACGCTGGAGCGCAACGGTATCGCCGTGGACGTACCGTACCTGCATGCGATGTCGAAGGAGCTGGCCGAGCGGCTCGCGGAGATCGAGCGCGATGCCTACGCCAGCGTCGGCCACGAGTTCAACATCAACTCGCCGACCAAGCTCGGGGACGTGCTCTACAAGGAGCTGAAGCTGCCGCAGTCCAAGCGCACGCGGACCGGGCAGGCGTCCACCGGGGCCGAGGTGCTGGAAGAGCTGCGCGGCGCGCATCCGGTCATCGATCTGGTGCTGGAGCACCGGCAGTTGCAGAAGCTGAAGTCGACCTACATCGACGCGCTGCCGCTGATGGTCAACCCGGATACCGGCCGCGTCCACGGGTCGTTCCACCAGACCGTTGCCGCGACCGGCCGCCTCTCCAGCTCCGACCCGAATCTGCAGAACATCCCGATCCGCACGGACATGGGCAAGCGCGTGCGGCGGGCGTTCGTGACGGCGTCATCCGAGACCTGCCTCCTGAGCGCCGACTACAGCCAGATCGAGCTGCGGGTCCTGGCCCACTACACCAAGGACCCAACCCTGGTCGAGGCGTTCGCCGAGGGCCAGGACATCCACGCCGCGACCGCCGCCGAGGTGCTGAACCGCCCCATCGCCGAGGTCACCTCCGACGAACGGCGCCTGGCAAAGGTCGTCAACTTCGGCGTGTTGTACGGGATGAGCGAGTACGGGCTGGCGCAGCAGAGCGGGCTGCCCCAGGAGCAGGCCGCCGCCTTTATCAAGCAGTACTTCGAGCGGTTCGGGACCGTCAAGGCGTTCCAGGACAACCTGCTCAAGGAGGCCGAGGAGCGCGGGTACGTCACCACGCTGCTGGAGCGACGGCGCTACATCCCTGAGCTGACCAGCCCGATCCGCAACGTCCGCATGGCCGGCGCGCGCATGGCGATCAACCATCCGATTCAGGGGACGGCCAGCGACATCGTCAAGATCGCCATGATCGAGGTGCAGAAGCGGATCGAAGCGGCGTACCTGGGCACGCTGATGGTGCTGCAGGTGCATGACGAGTTGCTGTTCGAGCTGCCGCGCGGCTCGGTCGAGACGTTTGCCGCCGACCTCCGAACGATCATGTGCGACGCGATGAAGCTCGACGTCCCGCTGAACGTCGAGCTGCGAAGCGGCGACAACTGGGAGGAGCTGAAGCATCTTGAGCTGCCGGCGGCGGTCGGAGGCCGCTAG
- the mutM gene encoding bifunctional DNA-formamidopyrimidine glycosylase/DNA-(apurinic or apyrimidinic site) lyase, which translates to MPELPEIETLRRDLALTLVGRTFAAVDVRLAKQVVGPTGLTAADLIDKRIEALRRRAKYLIADLSDGLALVLHLRLAGQLVHRDARNQMLAEGGHPVPSFGAELPHKSTHVIFRFDDGSALYLTDIRQFGRVWILPEAGVEPLLAAAKLGPEPLDDAFTLDVLRGQLARRQKMPLKPVLLDQHVVSGIGNIYADEIIFASRLTPATRVGDLDEAALARLHAAIREILGLAVREGVAEILNGKAALHRDFPRVHGRKGQPCPVCGSTIVKCQFAGRGTYTCPTCQPMP; encoded by the coding sequence GTGCCAGAGCTGCCCGAGATCGAGACGCTCCGACGCGATCTGGCGCTGACGCTGGTCGGGCGGACGTTCGCCGCCGTGGACGTGCGCCTCGCCAAGCAGGTGGTCGGGCCGACGGGCCTGACCGCTGCCGACCTGATCGACAAGCGCATCGAGGCGTTGCGGCGGCGAGCCAAGTACCTGATCGCGGACCTTTCGGATGGGCTGGCGCTGGTGCTGCACCTGCGGCTGGCGGGCCAGCTAGTGCACCGCGACGCCCGGAACCAGATGCTGGCCGAGGGCGGCCATCCGGTCCCGTCGTTTGGCGCGGAGCTGCCGCACAAGTCAACGCACGTCATCTTCCGCTTCGACGATGGCAGCGCCCTCTACCTGACCGACATCCGCCAGTTCGGGCGGGTCTGGATCCTCCCAGAGGCGGGCGTCGAGCCGCTCCTGGCGGCGGCGAAGCTTGGCCCCGAGCCGCTGGACGACGCGTTCACGCTGGACGTGCTGCGCGGGCAGCTGGCGCGGCGCCAGAAGATGCCGCTCAAGCCGGTGCTGCTGGATCAGCACGTCGTCTCGGGGATCGGCAACATCTACGCCGACGAGATCATCTTCGCCAGCCGCCTGACGCCAGCTACCCGCGTCGGCGACCTGGACGAGGCGGCGCTGGCCCGCCTGCACGCGGCCATCAGGGAGATCCTGGGGCTGGCCGTGCGCGAGGGCGTGGCCGAGATCCTGAACGGCAAGGCGGCATTGCATCGTGACTTCCCACGGGTTCACGGTCGCAAGGGGCAGCCGTGCCCGGTCTGCGGCAGCACCATCGTGAAGTGTCAGTTCGCCGGTCGCGGCACCTACACCTGCCCGACCTGCCAGCCGATGCCCTGA